One window of the Fusobacterium animalis 7_1 genome contains the following:
- a CDS encoding DUF523 domain-containing protein, whose protein sequence is MEKEIKVLISACLLGDNVKYSGGNNLTPELVTLLEKYNVKIVKICPECFAGLPIPRVPSEILGDKVFSKDGRDITEEFLSGAEKTYQIAKIKQVDFAILKERSPSCGSSYVYDGSFSGKVIQGQGFTARKLNEENIVIFSEENLKEIEKYLQELNK, encoded by the coding sequence ATGGAAAAAGAAATAAAAGTTTTAATAAGTGCCTGTTTATTGGGAGATAATGTAAAATACTCTGGTGGGAATAATCTTACACCAGAACTTGTAACATTACTAGAAAAATATAATGTAAAAATTGTAAAAATTTGTCCTGAATGTTTTGCAGGTTTACCTATTCCAAGAGTACCCTCTGAAATATTAGGAGACAAAGTTTTTAGTAAAGATGGTAGAGATATAACAGAAGAATTTTTATCTGGTGCAGAAAAAACTTATCAAATAGCAAAGATAAAACAAGTTGATTTTGCTATTTTAAAAGAAAGAAGTCCTTCTTGTGGAAGCTCATATGTCTATGATGGAAGTTTTTCAGGAAAGGTTATTCAAGGACAGGGCTTTACTGCAAGAAAATTAAATGAAGAAAATATAGTAATTTTTTCTGAGGAAAATTTAAAAGAGATTGAGAAATATTTACAAGAATTGAATAAGTAG
- a CDS encoding autotransporter outer membrane beta-barrel domain-containing protein yields MFKNKYLFVLALLVTTTSYSENYTITQETKKEVKEILKHEKEDSSRLGKFAVSGNVVAFKGDGFLINNGILKGSIKADGEDTKNEKSKKGEIIVTAQGNGVSGVGYSPYSNKNDIDKKIDSVSNKGYISGEANLTGGNAERFGSIEEVYSTANGISGLALSDFGDTATGGSGDSGIVDGAGGASRSGRSKSVSLLSTKVLASKTVEKISENKIGEIKKTDPKDFYGKNNKFTLGDITNSETISGKAILKTKEGYVRKDSEAFGGNLAMSHQWRTINATSTGNGISNLSYITTIDRYTYSEDKVNGSYIKSIKNSGIISGNVEATTGSKGTLTTIRASVTGNGISSAAYSNNFVKSLTEATIDKIQNNGTISGRLKAQVGNNTARGFHEYSNAIITGSANGVSVYSRSSNGQMKNSRAVIGELTNSGSISGNLYAKAGSGYGELRADVKSSGNGVAIYTESSTKKETKIGSIDNKGMITGKAVIYGGKDKKAMENKTLRDKIFHVPLTNKIAEYSLPDEDVEADKKAVAEMKKYEEEMANELENKIEKYKKQIGDKEKEILAKTPKKPEISESDKKDRDNTFKNYLRDEINKQQDLILSGINDETVAKARKRKAELENLRSSATDDEKIKFLEEYKTTLKERLLTKGLQLWQKNEINKKLAKIDDILNKNKAKDIPDSPEILALKKEKAELEKELAKVIDEKKESDHLAANIHTETGVVASGNGISINDGKEDGVVLGSLKNSGVISGETEIHHGNSQRKYSRIAHKNSGAGIAVGGNVEGKIENTGIISGTEFALLAKGKRSDAYGIDKENVTYESGFKGGVDNYGILAGRIIIGGYQSAHTGSHGKWGKIEEEYGYFETIYKDKKHYNNKGIFLVLDRNGEVRKVIGEDKETVHNGRTVKNILDINGTYEGDTSNKIINGVGKDGVVVAKENQNKNIENSIINGFKNAIKVKKNGLVKISNSTINANGFGKSYAILGDEGANEVEITNKSIINGKIDLGAGDDRLTLSGNYRLNREVDLGAGNNTLAFGKKENVIRSTSSYSTFGASSTNTSVFNGTVNNANKVEVNENTAFSSNSRINGVNELNLANGKTLDYYFVDKENQAFAELAKSNRNLKVNGSGKVNLVPIGSKVQIGYEKDLLGFSFGNNLLKPNNNGGTTPPSNNGRVTPPNNNPGNNTPGNRGGFFIDPRLTPFDRYSKGAFDAYIADYKSTGIDFLKDYKSSQEVFKNYLYNLTNNNPVGYLKDSAIDTVLAYHKANTNSNFAKKGQITVSGETFNIRNKYYENNKVVSNGASAEINYGTSDNTNIGLNIGGGQSKVKTSNENIKSEVLVLGVNAEYKVKNFSWKNEVSYGRIKPKKYSALDTYSLYSQLGYNIPLSETWTLTPKVSVFLSKVKQKEMTVNNIKVAKDDDTFVETTVGTELNKKFIFGNNGINFGLGVDYSMVKDLDDSKAHFVGGSTEFDLRNYDRKNRATAEIKFGYEHISGVTATFRIRKNKDITSSGFGLGYKF; encoded by the coding sequence ATGTTTAAAAATAAGTATTTATTTGTATTAGCACTTCTTGTGACAACTACTTCTTATTCAGAAAACTATACTATAACACAAGAAACTAAAAAGGAAGTAAAAGAGATATTAAAACATGAAAAGGAAGATAGTAGTAGATTAGGAAAATTTGCAGTGAGTGGAAATGTTGTTGCATTTAAAGGAGATGGTTTTTTAATAAATAATGGAATTTTAAAAGGTAGTATAAAAGCAGATGGTGAGGATACAAAAAATGAAAAATCAAAAAAAGGTGAAATAATTGTTACAGCACAGGGAAATGGAGTTTCAGGAGTAGGATATTCCCCTTATAGTAACAAAAATGATATAGATAAAAAAATAGATTCTGTGTCAAATAAAGGATATATATCTGGTGAGGCAAACTTAACAGGAGGGAATGCAGAAAGATTTGGTTCAATAGAAGAAGTATATTCTACTGCTAATGGAATATCTGGGTTAGCTTTATCTGATTTTGGAGATACTGCAACAGGAGGCAGTGGAGATAGTGGTATAGTTGATGGAGCAGGAGGAGCAAGTAGAAGTGGAAGAAGTAAATCAGTGAGTTTACTATCTACAAAAGTTTTAGCTTCTAAAACAGTAGAAAAAATTTCAGAAAATAAAATTGGTGAAATTAAAAAAACAGATCCAAAAGATTTTTATGGAAAAAACAATAAATTTACTTTGGGAGATATTACAAACAGTGAAACTATTTCAGGAAAAGCAATATTAAAAACAAAAGAAGGGTATGTTAGAAAAGATTCTGAGGCTTTTGGTGGAAATTTAGCAATGTCACATCAATGGAGAACTATAAATGCCACATCAACAGGGAATGGAATTTCAAATCTATCCTATATCACCACAATAGACAGATACACTTATTCAGAAGATAAAGTAAATGGTTCATATATAAAAAGTATTAAAAACTCTGGAATTATTTCAGGAAATGTTGAAGCAACTACTGGAAGTAAAGGAACTCTTACAACTATTAGAGCATCAGTAACAGGAAATGGAATTTCATCTGCTGCATATTCTAATAATTTTGTTAAAAGTTTAACAGAAGCAACTATTGATAAAATTCAAAATAATGGAACTATTTCAGGAAGATTAAAAGCACAAGTTGGAAATAATACTGCAAGAGGTTTTCATGAATATTCTAATGCAATTATAACTGGTTCAGCAAATGGAGTTTCTGTATATAGCAGATCAAGTAATGGACAAATGAAAAATTCGAGAGCAGTTATAGGAGAATTAACTAATTCAGGTTCTATTTCTGGAAATTTATATGCAAAAGCAGGTTCAGGTTATGGAGAATTAAGAGCTGATGTGAAATCTTCTGGTAATGGAGTTGCTATATACACAGAAAGTAGTACCAAAAAAGAAACTAAAATTGGAAGTATTGATAATAAAGGTATGATTACTGGAAAAGCTGTTATCTATGGTGGTAAAGATAAGAAAGCTATGGAAAATAAAACATTAAGAGATAAAATATTCCATGTGCCTTTAACTAATAAAATTGCAGAATATTCGTTACCTGATGAAGATGTAGAAGCTGATAAAAAGGCTGTTGCTGAAATGAAAAAATATGAAGAAGAAATGGCTAATGAGTTAGAAAATAAAATAGAAAAATACAAAAAACAAATAGGAGATAAAGAAAAGGAGATTTTAGCCAAAACTCCAAAAAAACCTGAAATAAGTGAAAGTGATAAAAAAGATAGAGACAATACTTTTAAAAACTATCTAAGAGATGAAATCAATAAGCAACAAGACTTAATATTGAGTGGAATTAATGATGAAACAGTAGCTAAGGCAAGAAAAAGAAAAGCAGAACTTGAAAATCTTAGAAGCAGTGCAACAGATGATGAAAAAATAAAATTCTTAGAAGAATATAAGACTACATTGAAGGAAAGATTATTAACAAAAGGACTTCAATTATGGCAAAAAAATGAGATAAATAAAAAACTTGCAAAAATAGATGATATTTTAAATAAAAATAAAGCAAAAGATATTCCCGATAGTCCTGAAATCTTAGCTTTAAAGAAAGAAAAAGCAGAATTAGAAAAAGAATTGGCAAAAGTAATTGATGAAAAGAAGGAAAGTGACCACTTAGCAGCTAATATTCATACAGAAACAGGTGTAGTGGCTAGTGGAAATGGAATATCTATAAATGATGGAAAAGAAGATGGAGTTGTACTTGGAAGTCTAAAAAATAGTGGTGTAATCAGTGGAGAAACAGAAATACATCATGGAAATTCTCAAAGAAAATATTCAAGAATTGCTCATAAAAATAGTGGAGCAGGAATTGCTGTTGGAGGAAATGTAGAAGGGAAAATAGAAAATACAGGTATTATATCTGGAACAGAGTTTGCTCTTTTAGCCAAAGGAAAAAGAAGTGATGCCTATGGAATAGATAAAGAAAATGTGACATATGAATCTGGATTTAAAGGTGGAGTAGACAATTATGGTATTTTAGCAGGAAGAATAATTATAGGTGGTTACCAATCTGCTCACACTGGCTCTCATGGTAAATGGGGAAAAATAGAAGAAGAATATGGATATTTTGAAACTATCTATAAAGATAAAAAGCATTATAATAATAAAGGAATATTTCTAGTTCTTGATAGAAATGGAGAAGTAAGAAAAGTCATAGGTGAAGATAAAGAAACTGTCCATAATGGAAGAACAGTAAAAAATATTTTAGATATAAATGGCACTTATGAAGGAGATACAAGCAACAAAATTATAAATGGTGTTGGAAAAGATGGAGTTGTTGTTGCAAAAGAAAATCAAAATAAAAATATTGAAAATAGTATAATAAATGGTTTTAAAAATGCAATAAAAGTTAAAAAGAATGGTCTAGTAAAAATCTCAAATTCAACTATTAATGCTAATGGTTTTGGAAAATCTTATGCAATTTTAGGAGATGAAGGAGCAAATGAAGTTGAAATAACTAATAAATCAATTATTAATGGAAAGATTGATTTAGGAGCAGGAGATGATAGACTTACATTAAGTGGAAATTATAGATTAAATAGAGAGGTTGATTTAGGAGCTGGAAACAATACATTAGCATTTGGAAAAAAAGAAAATGTAATAAGAAGCACATCATCTTATTCAACATTTGGTGCAAGTTCAACAAATACTTCTGTATTTAATGGAACAGTAAATAATGCAAATAAAGTTGAAGTAAATGAGAATACTGCTTTTTCTTCAAATTCAAGAATAAATGGAGTCAATGAATTAAATTTAGCTAATGGAAAAACATTAGATTATTACTTTGTTGATAAAGAAAATCAAGCATTTGCAGAGTTAGCAAAAAGTAATAGAAATTTAAAAGTTAATGGAAGTGGAAAAGTAAATCTTGTACCTATTGGAAGTAAAGTTCAAATTGGTTATGAAAAAGATTTATTAGGATTTAGCTTTGGTAACAACTTATTAAAACCAAATAATAATGGAGGAACAACACCTCCAAGCAATAATGGAAGAGTGACTCCACCAAATAATAACCCAGGAAATAATACACCAGGAAATAGAGGAGGCTTCTTCATAGATCCAAGACTTACTCCATTTGATAGATATTCAAAGGGTGCTTTTGATGCTTATATAGCCGATTATAAATCAACAGGAATAGATTTCTTAAAAGATTATAAGTCAAGTCAAGAAGTATTTAAAAATTATTTATATAATTTAACAAATAATAATCCAGTTGGATATTTAAAAGATTCGGCAATAGATACTGTATTAGCATATCATAAAGCAAATACAAATAGTAATTTTGCTAAAAAAGGACAAATAACAGTAAGTGGAGAAACTTTTAATATCAGAAATAAATATTATGAAAATAATAAAGTAGTTTCTAATGGTGCCTCAGCAGAAATAAATTATGGTACAAGTGATAATACTAATATAGGATTAAATATTGGTGGTGGACAAAGTAAAGTTAAAACATCAAATGAAAATATAAAATCAGAAGTTTTAGTGCTTGGTGTAAATGCAGAATATAAAGTCAAGAATTTCTCTTGGAAAAATGAAGTGTCTTATGGAAGAATAAAACCTAAAAAATATTCAGCATTGGATACATATTCTCTATATTCTCAATTAGGATACAATATTCCATTATCTGAAACTTGGACTTTAACACCAAAAGTATCTGTTTTCCTTTCAAAAGTTAAACAAAAAGAAATGACAGTTAATAATATAAAAGTTGCAAAAGATGATGATACTTTTGTTGAAACAACTGTTGGAACAGAATTAAATAAGAAATTTATATTTGGAAATAATGGAATAAATTTTGGACTTGGTGTTGATTATTCAATGGTTAAAGATTTAGATGATTCTAAGGCACATTTTGTAGGTGGAAGCACAGAATTTGATTTAAGAAATTATGACAGAAAAAATAGAGCTACTGCTGAAATAAAATTTGGATATGAACACATAAGTGGAGTAACTGCTACATTTAGAATTAGAAAAAATAAAGATATAACAAGTTCTGGTTTTGGACTTGGATATAAGTTCTAA
- a CDS encoding winged helix-turn-helix transcriptional regulator has product MDKNKKYNCFFEFTLDIVGGKWKPIILYYININSVARHSELKRFIPSINERMLTRQLRELEEDNLIERKVYPVVPPKVEYKLTEYGKSLIPILKSLVLWGKDYAKAIKFDNFKMNLPEE; this is encoded by the coding sequence ATGGATAAAAATAAAAAATATAATTGTTTTTTTGAATTTACATTGGATATAGTTGGTGGAAAATGGAAACCAATTATTTTATATTATATAAACATTAATTCTGTTGCTCGTCACAGTGAATTAAAAAGATTTATTCCATCTATCAATGAAAGAATGCTTACTAGACAATTAAGAGAATTAGAAGAAGATAATTTAATAGAAAGAAAAGTTTATCCTGTTGTTCCTCCAAAGGTTGAATATAAATTAACAGAATATGGAAAAAGCTTAATTCCTATATTAAAATCTCTTGTGTTATGGGGAAAGGATTATGCAAAAGCTATAAAGTTTGATAATTTTAAAATGAACTTACCAGAAGAATAA
- a CDS encoding leucyl aminopeptidase: MSFQCVKKYEDSYDKYVLVATSEKVVLPDYLDKESKKLAETIIKKNKFTAKSSEKISMTLVNKKKVIDFIIIGLGEKKKLNAKNTRQYLFDGLKNITGKVFLSFADKDLDDIDIIAEVVEHINYKFDKYLTKKKEEFLEVSYLTDKKVPKLIEGYELAKISNIVKDLVNEQAEVLNPKELANRATKLGKEFGFDVEILDEKKVQKLGMNAYLGVARAAHHRPNVIVMRYKGDAKSKYTYGLVGKGLTYDTGGLSLKPTDSMLTMRCDMGGAATMIGTMCAVAKMKIKKNVTCVVAACENSIGPNAYRPGDILTAMNGKTIEVTNTDAEGRLTLADALTYIVRKEKVNEVIDAATLTGAVMVALGEDVTGVFTNDDKMARKVIDASENWNEYFWQMPMFDIYKKNLKSPYADMQNTGVRWGGSTNAAKFLEEFVDETKWVHLDIAGTAWASGANPYYSQKGATGQVFRTVYSYIKDSKN; encoded by the coding sequence ATGAGTTTTCAATGTGTAAAAAAATATGAAGATAGCTATGACAAATATGTGCTTGTGGCTACTTCTGAAAAAGTTGTACTACCAGATTATTTAGATAAAGAAAGTAAAAAACTTGCCGAAACTATCATTAAAAAGAATAAGTTTACTGCAAAATCTTCTGAAAAAATTTCTATGACACTTGTCAATAAGAAAAAAGTAATAGATTTTATAATTATAGGTTTAGGAGAAAAGAAAAAATTAAATGCTAAAAATACAAGACAATACCTTTTTGATGGCTTAAAAAATATAACAGGAAAAGTTTTTCTAAGTTTTGCTGATAAAGACTTAGATGATATAGACATTATTGCAGAAGTAGTTGAACACATAAACTATAAATTTGATAAATATCTTACAAAGAAAAAAGAAGAATTTTTAGAAGTTTCTTATTTAACAGATAAGAAAGTTCCAAAATTAATAGAAGGATATGAACTTGCAAAAATATCTAATATAGTAAAAGATTTAGTAAATGAACAAGCAGAAGTATTAAATCCAAAAGAACTTGCTAATAGAGCAACTAAGTTAGGAAAAGAATTTGGCTTTGATGTTGAAATATTAGATGAAAAGAAAGTTCAAAAATTAGGAATGAATGCATATCTTGGTGTTGCAAGAGCTGCACATCATAGACCTAATGTTATTGTTATGAGATATAAAGGAGATGCTAAATCTAAATACACTTATGGACTTGTAGGAAAAGGGCTTACTTATGATACAGGAGGACTATCATTAAAACCTACTGATAGTATGCTTACTATGAGATGTGATATGGGTGGAGCAGCAACTATGATAGGAACTATGTGTGCTGTTGCTAAGATGAAAATTAAAAAGAATGTTACTTGTGTTGTAGCAGCTTGTGAAAATTCAATAGGACCTAATGCTTACAGACCTGGGGATATTTTGACTGCTATGAATGGAAAAACAATAGAAGTTACCAATACAGATGCAGAAGGAAGATTAACATTAGCTGATGCCTTAACTTATATAGTTAGAAAAGAAAAAGTTAATGAAGTTATAGATGCTGCTACTTTAACAGGAGCCGTTATGGTTGCTCTTGGAGAAGATGTTACAGGAGTATTTACTAACGATGATAAAATGGCAAGAAAAGTTATAGATGCTTCTGAAAATTGGAACGAATATTTCTGGCAAATGCCTATGTTTGATATATATAAGAAAAACTTGAAATCTCCTTATGCTGATATGCAAAATACTGGTGTAAGATGGGGAGGTTCTACAAATGCTGCTAAATTCTTAGAAGAATTTGTAGATGAAACAAAATGGGTTCACTTAGATATAGCTGGTACTGCTTGGGCAAGTGGAGCTAATCCTTATTATTCTCAAAAAGGAGCAACAGGACAAGTATTTAGAACTGTGTATTCTTATATAAAAGATAGTAAAAACTAA
- a CDS encoding MarR family winged helix-turn-helix transcriptional regulator, whose translation MFPSKYKDNSENSTGLLFMRVFNKWHSIIKKELKKLDITQPQFVVLTSLAYLLQKEDEVTQIMLSKISGIDVMTISQIINLLEKNGFIERKQHSKDTRANSVFLTLKGQNILEKAVPLVENIDENFFNILAEKEQLFRELLKKL comes from the coding sequence TTGTTCCCATCTAAATATAAAGATAATTCTGAAAATTCTACAGGCTTATTATTTATGAGAGTTTTCAATAAATGGCATTCCATTATAAAAAAAGAACTAAAAAAATTAGATATTACTCAGCCACAATTTGTTGTTTTGACTTCTCTTGCATATCTTTTGCAAAAAGAGGATGAAGTTACTCAAATTATGCTTTCAAAAATATCTGGTATAGATGTTATGACTATTTCACAAATAATAAATTTACTTGAAAAAAATGGTTTTATAGAAAGAAAGCAACATTCTAAGGATACAAGAGCAAATTCTGTTTTTTTAACTTTAAAAGGGCAAAATATTTTAGAAAAGGCTGTCCCACTTGTTGAAAACATTGATGAAAATTTTTTTAATATACTAGCTGAAAAAGAACAACTTTTTAGAGAACTTTTAAAAAAATTATAA
- a CDS encoding RNA ligase has product MRTLLLLRGAQASGKSTWVAENNLEPYTLNADKIRLNIANPVLNEDGSIEISQKYNKLTWELLYKYLEMRMENGDFTIIDATHSDIKLMNRYRDLANTYKYTIYYLEFDTPLEECLKRNRERVGYKYVPEKVIERTWETIKNKEKLPSIFKKINSIDEIINFYTADVNEYKKVIIIGDIHSCAEPLKEVLKDFSEENLYIFVGDYFDRGIQAVETFKIMLDLLEKSNVILIEGNHENNSVKKFIYDEEKYTKSFDETTLQPLLKEFELEYIKTGLKKIYKRLRQCFAFEFRGKKFLCTHGGLPLVPKLALVSAKEMIKGVGRYETEIGEIYSENYKKGLCQDFIQVHGHRGINDGEYSYCLEGRVEFGGELKVLTIDNDGNIEKYRIKNDVYNRGLKIPMSGITEKAEKFNTANELINEMIGHKFITVKECDYNLISLNFNREAFNKKKWNDLTIKARGLFVDRDSGEVKIRSYNKFFNFGERHVNLGYLNKYATYPIRVFKKYNGFLGLASVIDGNIVLTSKSVTSGKYKDIFQSIWDKVEDSVKELLKQTMIENNCTAVFEVVSPEYDPHIIKYDKEHLYLLDFIENKLDIDTRNIDLEFSENLMKKVEFSSTILTKKELITKLENYDELYHFLDEKAKSLEEFEGYVLCDNSGLMFKFKLPYYNFWKERRRWLERYRSALSKGKKVEVTEKDEHRHFKKFLLKLGKDKLQGLSIIDVREMYKESL; this is encoded by the coding sequence ATGAGAACATTATTATTATTAAGAGGTGCTCAAGCCAGTGGAAAATCTACTTGGGTAGCAGAAAATAATTTAGAACCATATACATTAAATGCAGATAAAATTAGACTAAATATAGCAAACCCAGTTTTAAATGAAGATGGTTCTATTGAAATAAGTCAAAAATATAATAAATTGACTTGGGAATTGCTATATAAATATTTAGAAATGAGAATGGAAAATGGAGATTTTACAATAATAGATGCTACACATTCTGATATTAAACTTATGAATAGGTATAGAGATTTAGCAAATACATATAAATATACTATCTACTATTTAGAGTTTGATACTCCATTAGAAGAGTGTTTAAAGAGAAATAGAGAAAGAGTTGGTTATAAATATGTTCCTGAAAAGGTTATAGAAAGAACTTGGGAAACTATTAAAAATAAAGAAAAATTACCTAGTATTTTTAAAAAAATAAATTCAATAGATGAGATAATAAATTTTTATACTGCTGATGTAAATGAATATAAAAAAGTTATAATTATTGGGGATATACACTCTTGTGCAGAACCATTGAAAGAAGTTTTAAAAGATTTTAGTGAAGAAAATCTTTATATTTTTGTTGGAGATTATTTTGATAGGGGTATACAAGCAGTTGAGACTTTTAAAATAATGTTAGACTTATTAGAAAAATCTAATGTTATTTTAATTGAAGGAAATCATGAAAATAATAGTGTGAAGAAATTTATATATGATGAAGAAAAATATACAAAATCTTTTGATGAAACAACTTTGCAACCTCTTTTAAAAGAATTTGAACTAGAATATATTAAAACTGGTTTAAAGAAAATATATAAGAGACTTAGACAATGCTTTGCTTTTGAATTTAGAGGAAAGAAATTTTTATGTACTCATGGAGGTTTACCACTTGTTCCAAAGTTAGCCTTAGTTTCAGCTAAGGAAATGATAAAGGGTGTTGGAAGATATGAAACTGAAATAGGAGAAATTTACTCTGAAAACTATAAAAAGGGCTTATGTCAAGATTTTATCCAAGTTCATGGACATAGAGGTATTAATGATGGAGAATATTCATATTGCCTTGAAGGTAGAGTTGAATTTGGTGGAGAATTAAAAGTCTTAACTATTGATAATGATGGAAATATAGAGAAATATAGAATAAAAAATGATGTATATAACAGAGGTTTAAAAATACCAATGTCAGGCATTACAGAAAAAGCTGAAAAATTTAACACTGCTAATGAGCTTATTAATGAAATGATAGGGCATAAATTTATTACAGTTAAAGAGTGTGATTATAACTTAATTTCATTAAATTTTAATAGAGAAGCATTCAACAAGAAAAAATGGAATGATTTAACAATAAAGGCAAGAGGACTATTTGTTGATAGAGATAGTGGAGAAGTCAAAATAAGAAGTTACAATAAATTTTTTAACTTTGGAGAAAGACATGTAAATTTAGGCTATTTAAATAAATATGCAACTTATCCAATTAGAGTATTTAAAAAATATAATGGATTTTTAGGCTTAGCTTCTGTTATAGATGGAAATATAGTTCTTACATCAAAGTCAGTTACTTCTGGAAAATATAAAGATATTTTTCAATCTATTTGGGATAAAGTAGAAGATAGTGTAAAAGAATTATTAAAACAAACTATGATAGAAAATAACTGTACAGCAGTATTTGAAGTAGTTTCTCCTGAATATGATCCTCATATAATAAAATATGATAAAGAACATTTATATTTATTAGATTTTATTGAAAATAAATTAGATATAGATACTCGTAATATAGATTTAGAATTTTCTGAAAATTTAATGAAAAAAGTTGAATTTTCTTCTACTATACTTACTAAAAAGGAATTAATTACAAAATTAGAAAATTATGATGAGTTATATCACTTCTTAGATGAAAAAGCAAAGAGTTTGGAAGAATTTGAAGGTTATGTATTATGTGATAATTCTGGTTTGATGTTTAAATTTAAGTTACCTTATTATAACTTCTGGAAAGAGAGAAGAAGATGGCTTGAAAGATATCGTTCAGCCTTATCTAAGGGGAAAAAAGTTGAAGTAACCGAAAAAGATGAACATAGACATTTCAAAAAATTTCTTTTAAAATTAGGTAAGGATAAATTACAGGGATTAAGTATAATAGATGTTAGAGAAATGTATAAGGAAAGTTTATAA
- a CDS encoding IMPACT family protein has product MEKLKTIKKECKIEFEEKKSKFIGYVKPVVSKEEAEEYIKYIKNLHSDATHNCSAYKINNNGLEFFKVDDDGEPSGTAGKPMGDIINYMKVTNLVVIATRYFGGIKLGAGGLVRNYAKTAKLAITEAEIIDFVDKIDLIFEISYERLGELEKLLKDYKAEIIEKSFLEKIIFKVRINKEFYDNLENYPYINLLDI; this is encoded by the coding sequence ATGGAAAAATTAAAAACTATAAAAAAAGAATGTAAAATAGAATTTGAAGAAAAAAAATCAAAATTTATTGGATATGTAAAACCTGTAGTTTCAAAAGAAGAAGCCGAAGAGTATATAAAGTATATAAAAAATCTTCATTCAGATGCAACTCATAACTGTTCAGCCTATAAAATAAACAATAATGGTTTAGAATTTTTTAAGGTTGATGATGATGGTGAACCAAGTGGAACAGCTGGTAAACCTATGGGAGATATAATTAACTATATGAAAGTAACTAATTTAGTTGTGATTGCTACAAGATATTTTGGTGGAATTAAATTAGGTGCTGGAGGCTTGGTTAGAAACTATGCTAAAACTGCAAAACTTGCTATAACTGAGGCTGAAATTATTGATTTTGTTGATAAAATAGATTTAATATTTGAAATTTCTTATGAAAGATTAGGTGAATTAGAAAAATTATTAAAAGATTATAAAGCTGAAATTATTGAAAAATCTTTTTTAGAAAAAATAATTTTTAAAGTTAGAATTAATAAAGAATTTTATGATAATTTAGAAAATTACCCATATATAAATTTATTAGATATTTAA